A window of Melopsittacus undulatus isolate bMelUnd1 chromosome 2, bMelUnd1.mat.Z, whole genome shotgun sequence contains these coding sequences:
- the NOP2 gene encoding 28S rRNA (cytosine(4447)-C(5))-methyltransferase, with translation MGRKLDPNRPKSGPGRKARKQRGAEVELARFLPPEPDTGRKKLSSHGRKRAAKRRLGAGSGTTGRKRPLGRGGEREPEPAAEEQISLQKKKHAVKAAGQTPRGPSGFSDGNSKWLAPAKAKKTASKRNSMELSSDGEVEEGSWEVEEEDGSSEEMVDDYGASSSEEEELLPIEKAALKQKPDREDLSEDDSEEEEEQAEEESRQKMGQKEEEGPDLQINLDIDEQFKLPDSEQIEKEAAEPPDLHTIHQRIKGNMEVLQDFMVKREEGRTRQEYLALLRRDMAAYYSYSDFLLTKLMDIFPLPELINFLEANEVPRPVTIRTNTLKTRRRDLAQALINRGVNLDPLGKWSKTGLVIYDSSVPIGATPEYLAGHYMLQGASSFLPVMALAPQENERILDMCCAPGGKTSYIAQLMKNTGTILANDSNAERLRSVVGNLHRLGVTNTVVSNCDGRQFPKVLGGFDRVLLDAPCSGTGVISKDPAVKTNKDEKDILRCAHLQKELILSAIDSVNAASETGGYIVYCTCSIMVEENEWVVDYALKKRNVRLVATGLDFGKEGFTRFKDRRFHPSLKSTRRFYPHTHNMDGFFVAKFKKFSNAIPQAQKDEEPAVEAATPSAVPDTAMEPQPKKKKLEGSKADKEQKLPQSALKKKRSLQAQRKPWKAGRPSPKMMHPKVLTRKKHRMKSKGQ, from the exons ATGGGGAGGAAACTGGACCCGAACAGGCCGAAGAGCGGCCCCGGGCGCAAGGCCCGGAAGCAGCGGGGTGCTGAAGTGGAGCTGGCCCGGTTCCTGCCGCCAG AGCCGGACACCGGCAGGAAGAAGCTCTCCAGTCACGGCCGGAAGAG GGCTGCGAAGAGGCGACTGGGAGCGGGCAGCGGCACCACGGGGAGGAAGAGGCCTctaggaagaggaggagaaagagagcCGGAGCCGGCTG CTGAAGAGCAGATATCCCTGCAGAAGAAGAAACATGCTGTGAAGGCAGCAGGACAAACCCCTCGTGGCCCGTCTGGCTTCAGTGATGGCAATTCAAAATGGCTGGCTCCAGCCAAGGCCAAGAAAACTGCATCTAAAAGAAACAGTATGGAATTATCCAGCGATGGTGAGGTGGAAGAGGGCAGctgggaggtggaggaggaggatgggagCAGTGAGGAGATGGTGGATGATTATGGTGCCTCAtcatcagaggaagaagag tTGCTGCCTATTGAAAAAGCTGCCCTGAAGCAGAAGCCTGACAG GGAAGACCTCAGTGAGGATGAcagtgaagaggaggaggaacaggcagaagaggaaagcaggcagaagatgggacagaaagaggaagagggcCCTGATCTGCAGATCAACCTGGATATAGATGAGCAATTTAAACTGCCAGATAGTGAACAGATTGAGAAAGAGG CTGCTGAGCCACCTGACCTGCACACCATTCACCAGCGCATCAAGGGCAATATGGAGGTGCTGCAGGACTTCATGGTGAAGCGGGAGGAAGGGCGGACACGACAGGAGTACCTCGCCTTGTTGCGCAGGGATATGGCTGCCTACTATTCCTACAGTGACTTCTTGCTCACAAAGCTCATGGACatcttcccactcccggag CTGATAAACTTCCTGGAAGCCAATGAGGTTCCCCGCCCTGTGACCATCCGTACCAATACGCTCAAGACACGGCGACGGGACCTGGCGCAG GCTCTGATCAACCGTGGTGTGAATCTTGACCCTTTGGGAAAGTGGTCAAAAACAGGACTTGTTATTTATGACTCCTCTGTGCCCATTG GTGCCACCCCTGAGTACCTGGCTGGGCACTACATGCTGCAAGGAGCCTCCAGTTTCCTCCCTGTCATGGCTTTGGCTCCACAGGAGAACGAACGCATCCTGGATATGTGCTGTGCACCAGGAGGCAAGACCAGCTACATAG CTCAGCTTATGAAGAACACAGGTACGATCTTGGCCAATGACAGCAATGCTGAGCGGCTGCGGAGCGTGGTGGGGAACTTGCATCGGCTGGGAGTCACCAATACTGTAGTGAGTAACTGCGATGGACGCCAGTTCCCCAAG GTGCTTGGAGGGTTCGACCGTGTCCTGCTTGATGCTCCTTGTAGCGGAACAGGTGTCATTTCCAAGGATCCTGCTGTCAAAACCAATAAA GATGAGAAAGACATCTTGCGCTGTGCTCACCTGCAGAAGGAGCTGATTCTTAGTGCTATAGATTCAGTCAATGCTGCCTCAGAGACAGGGGGCTACATTGTCTACTGCACTTGCTCCATCATG GTGGAGGAGAATGAGTGGGTTGTGGATTATGCCCTGAAGAAACGCAATGTTCGCTTGGTGGCCACAGGCCTGGACTTTGGCAAGGAAGGCTTCACCAG GTTCAAGGACCGTCGCTTCCACCCCTCCCTCAAGTCAACACGGCGTTTCTATCCCCACACGCACAATATGGATGGGTTCTTCGTTGCCAAGTTCAAGAAATTCTCTAATGCCATCCCCCAGGCACAAAAAG ATGAAGAACCTGCTGTGGAAGCAGCAACTCCATCTGCTGTCCCTGATACTGCCATGGAGCCTCAgccaaaaaagaagaaacttgagGGATCAAAAGCTGACAAAGAGCAAAAGCTGCCACAGTCTGCTTTGAAGAAGAAACGTTCATTGCAGGCACAGAGGAAACCCTGGAAGGCTGGTAGGCCTTCTCCCAAAATGATGCATCCAAAAGTCCTCACCAGGAAGAAGCATAGGATGAAATCAAAAGGACAGTGA